In Kytococcus sedentarius DSM 20547, the sequence CGCCCGGCTCGATGCGGGGCAGCGCCACGCGTTCTCCCCCCCCACGAGCGCGGCCGACGCCGTCCCCGAGCCCACCGAGGTGGACCTGACCGTGCTGGCCAGCGACGCGGTGGCGGACACCCGCGCCTGGGCCCCCGAACGCACCCTGCGCCTGCAGGGCCTGGCCGGGCAGCCGCTCGAGGCCGCCCTGACCAGCGGGCAGGAGGCCTCCCTGCGGCAGGTGGTGACCAACCTCGTGGCCAACGCGGTGCGCCACACCCCCGATAGCCCCATCGAGGTGCAGGTGGGGCGCGACCGGGACGAGGTGGTGCTGCGCGTGGTGGACCACGGGCCGGGGGTCGCTCCGCAGGACCGCACGCGGGTGTTCGAGCGCTTCTACCGCTCCGACCCGTCTCGGCAGCGCGGCGAGGGCGGTGGCTCCGGGCTGGGGCTCGCCATCGTGGCCACCACGGTGGCCCAGCACCGGGGCACCGTCTCGGCGCTGGAGACGCCCGGTGGTGGGGCCACCTTCGAGGTCCGCCTGCCCGCCCACGAGGAGGAGCCGGCGTGATTCACAGAGAAATCCCAGCGTCGGTGCAGCGCGACCCAAGCCTCGCGTGGTCCACTGCTCGGTGTCGGAAGGAGCAACGATGACCCAGCACGGGCAGGACGAGCCGTACGGCCAGGGTGACCAGTACCCGCCCTACAGCTCGTCGAGGCAGTACGAGGACGCCCCGCAGCGTTCGCGTGGCTGGTGGCAGGTGCCCACCGCCGCGGTGCTGTCGGCTGCCCTGGCCACCGCCGGTACCTGGACGCTGGCGGAGAACGGAGTCATCGGTTCCGGGGGCAGCACCTCCCCCTCGGAGAGCCAGGTGGCGCAGGGCGAGCCCGCCAGCGACCGCCAGGACGGCGCCGGTGAGTCCGACGGCTCCGGTGACGGCGCCGAGTCGGGCGACGGCGCGAAGGCCGCCCCCGTGGCGACCGCCGACGGTGTCGACTGGTCCGGGGTGGCCGAGCAGGTCTCCCCCAGCGTGGTCGCCATCTCGGTGGCCAGTGCCACGGCGGGTGGGTCGGGCTCCGGCGTGATCCTCGACGAGCAGGGCCACGTGGTCACCAACGACCACGTCGTCAGCGGCGCTCAGGACATCCGGGTGACCATCGGCGACAACCGGGCGTACGACGCCACCGTCGTGGGCACCGACCCTGAGACGGACCTCGCGGTCCTGAAGATCGACCAGGCGCCCGAGGACCTGCAGCCGATCACGGTCGGGGACGACAAGGAGCTCAACGTCGGCGACCCTGTGATGGCTGTGGGTAACCCGCTGGGCCTCTCGGGCACCGTGACCACCGGCATCGTCAGCGCGCTGGACCGCCCGGTCCGGGCCGGTGACGCCGAGACCCAGGTGGTGACGAACGCGGTGCAGACCTCCGCGGCGATCAACCCGGGAAACTCCGGCGGCGCGCTGGTGAACTCCGCCGGCGAGCTGGTGGGCATCAACTCCAGCATCGCCACCCTGGGCTCCAACGGCCAGGAGGGCGGCAACATCGGCATCGGGTTCGCCATCACGGCCACCCAGATGAAGAACGTCACCAGCGAGCTCATCGAGACCGGCAAGGCCACCCACGCGCAGCTGGGCGTCCGGGTCACCGACGCCACGGTGCAGGTCGACGGCGCCCACGTGAACGGCGCCGGCATCGCGTCGGTGGAGCCGAACACCGCCGCGGCCGAGGCCGGGCTCGAGGAGGGCGACGTGGTGGTGGCCATCGACGGTGAGTCGGTGGACAGCATGTGGGCCCTCATCGCCCAGATGCACGAACGAGCCGTCGGCGAGACCGCCACCGTCACGGTGGTGCGCGACGGCGAGCGCCAGGACGTGGAGGTGACCGCCGGCGCCAAGGAATGACCAAGGACTCCCGTGCCGGCCGCCGTGCGACCGGACGGTACGGGTGGGGACGAGAAGGTCCCCGCCGGGTCGAGCCCTCTCCCCTGGGAGCTCCCCGGAAGGACCGCCCGGGCCGTGGGTGTGTGTGACCACCGGCCCGGGCGGTTCGCTGCCCGCACCCGTGACGCAGACTGTGCCCTGTGACCAGCCCTGCAACCCCCGCCACGGAACGCACCCCGCGCCGCTCCCGCCGCACGGAGCTGGCCACCCTCGGGCCCCTCGCCCAGCTGCGCGCCGGGCGCCTCCCGCTGCGCCTGACCTGGCTGTTGGTGGGGCTGGCGCTCTACGGCGCCTCGATGGCGATGGTGCTGCGCGCCACCCTGGGGCAGATCCCGTGGGACGTCTTCCACGTGGGCCTGGGCACGCACCTGCCGCTGAGCTTCGGGCTCACCGTGGTGCTGGTCGGTGTCCTGTTGCTGCTGCTGTGGATCCCGCTGCGCCAGCCACCGGGCCTCGGCACCCTGGGCAACGCGCTCCTCATCGGACCGGCCGCCGACCTGACGCTGGCGTTGCTCCCGACGCCGGAGGACTGGGCGCCCCGCATCGGCCTGATGGTGGCCGGCATCGCGCTGAACGGGGTCGCGAGCGCCATGTACATCGGTGCGCAGCTGGGCCCCGGGCCGCGTGACGGGTTGATGACCGGCCTGGCGCACACCACTGGGTGGTCCCTGCGCGTGGTGCGCACCGGCCTGGAGGTGACCGTGATCGTGGCCGGCGTGCTCCTGGGCGGCACCCTCGGAGTGGCGACGATCCTCTACGCGCTGGCGATCGGCCCGCTGACGCAAGCCTTCCTGCCCTACCTCACGGTGCGCTTGGCCGACGGCACCGAACGACCTCCGGCTGCCCCCACGGCCTGAGTGCCGCGTCGGGCCCCGGGCCCCGGGAAGCCGCGCCGAGCCACGACGTGGGTCCCCGGGCGCGGCCCTCAGAGGATGCTGGAGAGGAAGGCGCGGGTGCGCTCGTGCTCCGGCTGGTTGAAGATCCGCGCGGGCTCACCCTCCTCGACCACCCGGCCGCCGTCGAACATCATCACGCGCTGGGAGACGTCCTGGGCGAAGTTCATCTCGTGGGTGACGATCAACATCGAGATGTCGGTCTCGGCCGCGATGTCGCGCAGCACGCCCAGCACCTCCCCCACGAGCTCCGGGTCCAGGGCCGAGGTGACCTCGTCGAGCAGCAGGATCTCGGGGTCCATCGCGAGCGCCCGGGCGATCGCCACGCGCTGCTGCTGACCGCCGGACAACTGGGTGGGGTGGGCCTTCTCCCGCCCGGCCAGGCCCACCTTGGCGAGCAGCTCGGCGCCCCGGTCGTCGGCCGTGGACCGGCTCTGGCCCAGCACCCGGACGGGCGCCTCCGTGATGTTCTCCAGCACGGTCATGTTGGGGAACAGGTTGAACTGCTGGAAGACCATGCCGATCCGCTTGCGCAGCTCACCGACCTGCTTGCGCTTGCGCGGCACCCGCTTGTCGCCCCGGATCTCGTGGGTCAGTGGCTGACCGTCGACGTAGATGAACCCGCCGGTGAGCTCCTCCAGGGTCATGACCAGCCGCAGGATGGTGGTCTTGCCCGACCCGCTCGGGCCGATCAGGGTGACCCGCTCGCCACGCTCTACGGAGAAGTTGAGGTCCTGCAGCACGGTCGTGTCCCCGAACTTCTTGACCACGTCGTCGAAGACGATGCGGGGTGGCTCGCTGGCGGCGGCCAGGTCCGCGGCGAGCTCGCGGTGGGCCGGGGTGATCTCAGTACTCAAGTTTCTTCTCCAGGTATCGCATCAGCAGGAAGGTGGGATAGCTGGCCACCAGGAAGATGGCGCCGGCGATGGTCAGGGCCTCGGTGTAGGTGAAGTTCTGCGCCCCCACCCGTTGGGCGGCGGTCACCATCTCCGGCACACCGATGACGATGAGGAAGGGCGTGTCCTTGAACATCGCGATGGCCCACCCACCCAGTGACGGCAGGGTGTTGCGCAGCGCCTGCGGGATGATCAGGTCCGTCCAGGTGCGACGGGCCGGCAGGGAGAGTGCGGTGGCCGCCTCCCACTGGCCCCGGGGGACCGACTCGATGCCCGCCCGGTAGGACTCCGCCATGTAGGTGGAGTAGTGGATGCCCATGACCACGATGCCCACGACCATGCCCGAGAGCTGGTTGAACGTGAAGTACACGAACAACAGCTGCA encodes:
- a CDS encoding amino acid ABC transporter permease, which codes for MNELWDNEVALEALPVMLEAFVKVTLVVTVIGSLVAAVLGLVWAVSLRELPAVVGKPLGWALDVVRMTPLPLQLLFVYFTFNQLSGMVVGIVVMGIHYSTYMAESYRAGIESVPRGQWEAATALSLPARRTWTDLIIPQALRNTLPSLGGWAIAMFKDTPFLIVIGVPEMVTAAQRVGAQNFTYTEALTIAGAIFLVASYPTFLLMRYLEKKLEY
- a CDS encoding S1C family serine protease, which produces MTQHGQDEPYGQGDQYPPYSSSRQYEDAPQRSRGWWQVPTAAVLSAALATAGTWTLAENGVIGSGGSTSPSESQVAQGEPASDRQDGAGESDGSGDGAESGDGAKAAPVATADGVDWSGVAEQVSPSVVAISVASATAGGSGSGVILDEQGHVVTNDHVVSGAQDIRVTIGDNRAYDATVVGTDPETDLAVLKIDQAPEDLQPITVGDDKELNVGDPVMAVGNPLGLSGTVTTGIVSALDRPVRAGDAETQVVTNAVQTSAAINPGNSGGALVNSAGELVGINSSIATLGSNGQEGGNIGIGFAITATQMKNVTSELIETGKATHAQLGVRVTDATVQVDGAHVNGAGIASVEPNTAAAEAGLEEGDVVVAIDGESVDSMWALIAQMHERAVGETATVTVVRDGERQDVEVTAGAKE
- the yczE gene encoding membrane protein YczE gives rise to the protein MTSPATPATERTPRRSRRTELATLGPLAQLRAGRLPLRLTWLLVGLALYGASMAMVLRATLGQIPWDVFHVGLGTHLPLSFGLTVVLVGVLLLLLWIPLRQPPGLGTLGNALLIGPAADLTLALLPTPEDWAPRIGLMVAGIALNGVASAMYIGAQLGPGPRDGLMTGLAHTTGWSLRVVRTGLEVTVIVAGVLLGGTLGVATILYALAIGPLTQAFLPYLTVRLADGTERPPAAPTA
- the ehuA gene encoding ectoine/hydroxyectoine ABC transporter ATP-binding protein EhuA, whose amino-acid sequence is MAAASEPPRIVFDDVVKKFGDTTVLQDLNFSVERGERVTLIGPSGSGKTTILRLVMTLEELTGGFIYVDGQPLTHEIRGDKRVPRKRKQVGELRKRIGMVFQQFNLFPNMTVLENITEAPVRVLGQSRSTADDRGAELLAKVGLAGREKAHPTQLSGGQQQRVAIARALAMDPEILLLDEVTSALDPELVGEVLGVLRDIAAETDISMLIVTHEMNFAQDVSQRVMMFDGGRVVEEGEPARIFNQPEHERTRAFLSSIL